A stretch of the Pleurodeles waltl isolate 20211129_DDA chromosome 2_1, aPleWal1.hap1.20221129, whole genome shotgun sequence genome encodes the following:
- the LOC138259436 gene encoding uncharacterized protein — MKRYNPIARKAASSGALNTIGRYYRTLAPLTMDENAQQGVPATQDTDVTGFEEELCYRLEKLNLKAVSTQISPIKGPDSDSNASKDELSVASNFIDIEDVEECVAPPNSPIYEDMGDQEATESEAVIVQPSGVSSGAVSAPMDLCDSQDFRGASECDANMENVAEESEPLEGSTPKVNAVNFYCLCCSRQSGSVTSQNKEPRKKCVCTYTSRDFEKEAPGVPWATIWPVKGFAAAAVNACVKRDYYDLCYGHKINAPQQDAHECLYDAYTPRIIRHICSRIDPHRVYRLLRVVYGLSAVKKGVHSDMIKVLAAAVNEIRYAAEPCSKLDRMHGMCPHFDISMLEQVIKRRMCDIYHKNRRMKSLAPRKLF, encoded by the exons atgaagagatacaatccgatcgcaagaaaagcagcctcctcaggggccctgaacactattggtagatattaccggaccctcgcccctcttacgatggatgagaatgcacaacagggtgtcccggccacccaagataccgatgttaccggttttgaagaggaactttgctaccggcttgaaaagctcaacctcaaggctgtgtcgacccagatatcccctattaaggggcccgacagcgacagcaatgcctcgaaagatgaattaagtgttgcatctaacttcatagacattgaagatgttgaagaatgtgtagcaccaccgaattcgcccatctatgaagacatgggcgaccaggaggccaccgagtcagaggccgttattgtacagccatcaggtgtaagctccggcgctgtttctgccccaatggacctctgcgactcccaggatttcagaggagcctctgagtgtgatgcgaatatggag aacgtagctgaagaaagtgagcctctagaagggtcaactccaaaggttaacgccgtaaatttttactgcttatgctgttccagacagtctggaagtgttacaagccagaacaaagagcctcgtaagaaatgtgtctgcacctacactagccgcgattttgaaaaggaagctccgggcgtaccctgggccaccatatggccagttaaaggttttgcagcggccgctgtgaacgcctgtgttaaacgggattattatgatctttgttacgggcataaaattaatgcgcCTCAACAGGATGCTCATGAAtgtttatacgatgcatacacaccaagaataattcgccacatttgtagtcggatagaccctcaccgggtatataggttgttaagggttgtgtatgggctgtcggctgtgaagaaaggtgtccacagtgatatgattaaggtcttggctgcggctgtcaatgagatccgatacgctgctgagccctgctcaaaactcgaccgcatgcatggtatgtgtccccactttgacataagtatgttagaacAGGTTAtaaaaagacgaatgtgtgacatttatcataaaaacagaagaatgaagtctctagccccacgaaagctgttttag